The following coding sequences are from one Candidatus Tanganyikabacteria bacterium window:
- a CDS encoding DUF4040 domain-containing protein: MLTLLYTLRFLHDVFWRPPPANLPIAPLPVAMGLPIAALAVLSAAAGIVPDWLNRSLLDPALSAILQRPAMFRVELHLGAVTVLSLIVLGLASGLWSMRNLGLLRWRPLDRLPTRISLGGGCLASAFGWLGDRALDLHSGDLRRCLRVVLASAGGLVAVTWLAAPPPDVVVRGELDLALILVLVVALVAVAGTIWLRHHVVAAICLAIGGFALGCGFALLHAPDVALAQVLVETLAAISIALALMMTGLIHPESTTMLTAGRKDWGRWAIATGGGSAVAVATLWSSRSSPSDPVAAWYVLNAPAMTGMNDVVTAIVTEFRGLDTAVEILVFATAALAVSGLFWRAGDDV; the protein is encoded by the coding sequence ATGCTCACACTCCTGTACACGTTGCGGTTCCTGCACGACGTGTTCTGGCGGCCCCCGCCGGCCAATCTGCCCATCGCGCCGCTCCCGGTGGCCATGGGCCTGCCGATCGCGGCGCTTGCCGTTCTCTCCGCGGCGGCCGGAATCGTACCGGACTGGCTGAACCGCAGTCTGCTCGATCCGGCCCTGTCGGCGATCCTCCAACGGCCCGCCATGTTCCGGGTGGAACTCCACCTCGGCGCGGTGACGGTCCTTAGCCTGATCGTCCTCGGCCTTGCGTCGGGGCTCTGGTCCATGCGGAACCTGGGCCTCCTCCGCTGGCGCCCCCTCGATCGGCTGCCCACGCGGATCTCGCTCGGGGGGGGCTGCCTGGCGTCGGCCTTCGGATGGCTCGGCGATCGGGCGCTGGACCTCCACTCCGGCGACCTGCGACGATGTTTGCGGGTGGTCCTTGCATCCGCCGGCGGCCTGGTGGCCGTGACGTGGCTCGCCGCGCCGCCACCGGATGTGGTCGTCCGGGGCGAACTCGACCTGGCTCTGATCCTGGTGCTGGTGGTCGCCCTCGTCGCCGTCGCCGGCACGATCTGGCTCCGGCACCATGTTGTGGCGGCGATTTGCCTGGCGATCGGTGGGTTTGCGCTTGGCTGCGGCTTCGCCCTCCTGCACGCGCCGGACGTGGCGCTCGCCCAGGTGCTCGTGGAGACGCTGGCAGCCATCTCGATCGCCCTGGCCCTCATGATGACGGGACTGATCCACCCCGAAAGCACCACGATGCTGACAGCGGGCAGAAAGGACTGGGGTCGGTGGGCGATAGCCACCGGGGGCGGCTCCGCCGTGGCCGTGGCCACGCTGTGGTCCAGCCGATCGTCGCCCTCGGATCCCGTCGCCGCCTGGTACGTCCTGAACGCACCGGCCATGACCGGCATGAACGACGTTGTCACGGCCATCGTCACGGAATTCAGGGGCCTGGACACGGCGGTGGAAATCCTCGTGTTCGCAACGGCGGCCCTTGCCGTCAGCGGCCTATTCTGGAGGGCGGGGGATGACGTCTAA